The Ficedula albicollis isolate OC2 chromosome 5, FicAlb1.5, whole genome shotgun sequence genome includes the window GAGTGTTAGCTTTTCAAAAGCTATCTCATTAATTCAAGAAAGAAACctctttagttttgttttgctgaaataGACAACATGTTACACTAGGCTGCAACTTCTGACAGCTGTAGGCAGAGAATACTTCCCTTCCTTGCTGCTGGAATCCATGCCCTTGAGCATTCATTTGTTTGCAACGGCAGAAAGTTGGTCCCGAATCCTTCCCAGACCTTCTAACATAGTGTCCAGGGTTTCTTTGCTCAGTTCCACAGTCAGTGCAGAAACAACAGGATTATTTCCACATAAGGCAGCATCTTCCTGAATCTTAAAATAGGAATGCAGATGTTAGTTTTATGAAAAATTCACTTATATGTTCTTCCAGAGCCACTACAAAAGTCAGTGTTTAATACATAGATTAAACAAAATGGTTTGAATTTAGAATCTAGCTCCATCCTGAAAAAACCACATCACATTTTCTAAGCTGTGTACCTCAGCAGTGAAGTGCACTCCCATTGACAGAGTACAAGTGAGTATCTACTGTACTGGGATATTTTGAAGATACTTGTGGCAGGAAGACATCTATATCAAAAGCATCTCAGCAGGTATCACACAGAATACTTAACCCCACCCCGCATACagaatttagattttaattCCTCCTCTGAATCTCACTCATCATGATTTTATTTGGCTGGGGGAGGATCCAAAACTCTGCAAAACAGAAGCAGTAAGTTAGGTATGTTTCCCAAATGATAGATGTGGCCAGTGAAGGAAGTTATTAGTAATCTCAAGTCATTTCCCAACTGATGAAGTCAGCTAAACATGTTGATGGAATGCTTAGAATTAAAGGATGATGGCTTCATggtttatcttctttttttctgtagaaaacagTGGTGACTAGGAACATACGTGGTGACTTCTCACATCCTCATGCACACAAAACTTGCGAAAACAGTGGTGACTAGGAACATACGTGGTGACTTCTCACAAAACTTGTGTGCAAGAGAGCTTTCATCAGAGACACCATTCCCATGCTCTGTGGCATTTCAGGTATCATCTCTGAGAAAGTCTAATGGCCCACCAAGCACAAAGCAAGCACCAGGTGCCTGTCTGAACTGGTTTACCCTGGCAAGTCAGGTGCTGGACTTCATTATTTCGGTCCTTCACAGCCACTCCATTACCTTTaactgcagcaggcaggtggGGACTGCCATTCTCACGATGCTGTCTGAAGATGTCTTGATGTCCACCCTCCAGTCCATGTCCACCAGCCGAGGCAGGGAGACTGGGGATTAAAAAATGGCTCTGTTAGGCTCAGCAGCACACGATGATACAGACCCTGGAACCTGTGACTACCACCACACACAGGCCTTTCCACTTCTGGCCATGGGAAGCCTACAAGTTTGGCTGCTGCTATGTGGTTTCCCATCGTTTTACTCTGGGATAAGCCAGTCTAAGGCCTCCTCATGACACTGGAAGGGCAAGAAGGGTTCTTCCATCATTCCATGCAATGCCAGTTCAGTGCAAGAAGCAGAGGTAAATTCACAAAGCAGCTCAGAGAAGGAGAGTACTAAGATGTCATCTCCACATCTTTATGCCCTGCCTTGCTGCCTGCTACACTCAACCACTGTTTTATCATGAGTTGCTCTGGCAcctgctcactgctctgctctcaaACTGGTAATAAAGCACTCAGGAAAGCTCATAAAATCCAGCAGTATaaaacatggggtttttttaagttccTCAACCTGGGAACCAAAGCATCCTGCAGTACAGCAAACATACTGGCAAACAGCAATCTTCACAtcccttaaaaatatttcaagtatCATCCTAATTACATGCAGTCTAGCAGAAACTATTTAACAGGTGCAATACTGACATCAATAGCTCAGAGCTGGAGACCTCTTGGGCCCACCCAAGGAAAGAGAGACAGATCTAACCTGGTTGCTAAGAGCTGTCTCAGTAGGCAATTGCAGCCTGTCTGGATTCTGCCTATTGTAAGATGCTTAGTGTCCTCCCCAGGGGTTGACTGCCAGCCTTCCTACTGACTACAGACACTCAAGTTGCTTCCTCTCTGTGCTTTATTGTctaactgaatttttttcctgtctgggGAAAGGCTCTCTCCCTGCTACTGCTGCTTCcatgcacagagctccagggggCAGTGCACAACTGGCTGCCTTGCTCCTGCTTTTGGAACAAATTCCAGTTCACAGTCTGTTAGGGACATCACTTGGCAGCATTTGCAACAACACAAAATACATCTGTTTAGCCTTGTATGTTAATTTTCAAAGACTGATTGCTAGTGGCTTGGGAGGGGCAGGAAACCATTCACTTTTTTATGTTAACATAGATCAGTCTGCTGGAATGTCTGCCTTAGTCTCTAAGTAATGCATGTCAGACACTTCATAAATACATTTCCTAGCAGACAATCTCATTCCTGAGATTATTACTTACTCTGACTGGCTTGTGCTTCATTCCTccaagcagagctgtgaaaaaaggggagaaaacagTATCAACAGTGctttgaggaaataaaaaaaagaggtaaGCATTTAGCATGGCTTATCCCTGACCGAAGGGTCACCAGCAGTAAGCAGGAGACAGAGACTGACAATGCTACTGAGTGCCATGGAGAGGCTGGGACTGGTGGGTAATGGCAGGCAAACTGGTGAGCAACCATGGGTTCTCCTGGAAGGGCAGCGCATTTAAAGCACGTCCCTTTCCCCTGGTTTTATCAAAGCAATGGGCTCCAAGCATTGAGATGTACAAGAGAACCGCCCTCCTCTGCCACCACCTCTTGTATGCTCTGTCACGTACAGTGCCTCTGCACCTGAGCCATGGTGACAAGTGGATGGGTATCTGGATACTACCTAGGTTTTCTAGAGCTGAAATCCAGCCTTCGAGGTTTCATCattaacagcagcattttttcaCTGCACAGCTGTTAAGATAAAAGGGGGTTTGTATATTGGGAACGTGTCCCAGTCTGTTTCATAAGTCATGGGACAACTCCGTGTGCCCACGGCTGTGTTTCCTTGGCCATTCTACTCAGATGACATATTCTGTTCAACTCTGCTCATCCCAGCCTGTGTGATCGTGCCCAAGGCACACAAAACTTACAGAAACAAGACTCTGTATGTTGCCAACTATCTACATATCAAACCACAACCATTGGCCTTAGCTCTCCAGCTGAAAGCAAATGGCAGGTGGATAGCACTTACATGTTCTCCAGTATTATCTTAGTCAAGAGGTTTTTCAGATTTTGGTGGAAGTTTTCTGGGAAGAGACAGAGGATGTCTTCTGCCCTGGTCAAGCCGCGGTACACCACGTGCCGGGTGAGGCTGTGCAAAGCAGACACCAGCTGTCGGGGGCAAGGCGAGAAGGGGCTGCGGTGAAAAGcatcacacacagcacagcgCGGGCCTGCTTAGCCGGCAGACACGGCTTACGCTGCGAGACCCACCCCACCGGAGCCCCGGGCACCCAGGCGCGGCCCCACAGCCTCAGCAGGCCGGGGCTGCGCTCCTCGGCGCCCTCCGGCCCGCAGCCCCGGCCCGCTCCCCGCTGCCCGGCCGAGGCCCGCCTCAGCagcgcaccccccccccccccccccccccccccccccccccccccccccccccccccccccccccccccccccccccccccccccccccccccccccccccccccccccccccccccccccccccccccccccccccccccccccccccccccccccccccccccccccccccccccccccccccccccccccccccccccccccccccccccccccccccccccccccccccccccccccccccccccccccccccccccccccccccccccccccccccccccccccccccccccccccccccccccccccccccccccccccccccccccccccccccccccccccccccccccccccccccccccccccccccccccccccccccccccccccccccccccccccccccccccccccccccccccccccccccccccccccccccccccccccccccccccccccccccccccccccccccccccccccccccccccccccccccccccccccccccccccccccccccccccccccccccccccccccccccccccccccccccccccccccccccccccccccccccccccccccccccccccccccccccccccccccccccccccccccccccccccccccccccccccccccccccccccccccccccccccccccccccccccccccccccccccccccccccccccccccccccccccccccccccccccccccccccccccccccccccccccccccccccccccccccccccccccccccccccccccccccccccccccccccccccccccccccccccccccccccccccccccccccccccccccccccccccccccccccccccccccccccccccccccccccccccccccccccccccccccccccccccccccccccccccccccccccccccccccccccccccccccccccccccccccccccccccccccccccccccccccccccccccccccccccccccccccccccccccccccccccccccccccccccccccccccccccccccccccccccccccccccccccccccccccccccccccccccccccccccccccccccccccccccccccccccccccccccccccccccccccccccccccccccccccccccccccccccccccccccccccccccccccccccccccccccccccccccccccccccccccccccccccccccccccccccccccccccccccccccccccccccccccccccccccccccccccccccccccccccccccccccccccccccccccccccccccccccccccccccccccccccccccccccccccccccccccccccccccccccccccgggagcgggacagggacagggaccgggagtgggacagggacacggagcGGGACAGGGAGCGGGagcgggacagggacagggaccgggaCACTGGCCGGGCCTCGGTgtgtggcactgtccctgccgCTCCGCTCGGGGCGTTTTCCACTCTCTGCCTCGGAATTGTGCTGTAAGCGCGCTGATTCCAGCCACCGGTACGGGAGGTGAAGGATTTATCACGGCGCTACCGCAGAGATACGGAGCGTTATCTTTGCAAGCTGTGCCGCTTTTTAAGGGATTTAAAGAAGTCCTCTTTCGAGAGAGAACGTCTTCTCTTTGCCTTGTGTGGCTTCCAGCACATCTGGCGCCAGGGCATCGCTAGTATATGATCTTTCTCCATCGCTGCCTCTGTCACGTCCCCATCCTCATTTCCATCTCTGTTGGTTTGTAAGCAGGATATTGCACAGTGAGAAATGCAAACATATAAGCACTTCTTTCACTGGGCTTCACAAGCTTGGCAGGGAACAGGGTTTACTCTTGCAGAGGAACAGATTCTCTACTACACACTAGGATAGAACAGAAAGTGTAGGGAAGAATGGTGAGATACTAATATTTGGTTTCCAAAATGAAAGGTTTGCAGTTAGTGGGTTAAACAACAGCACcccattggaaaaaaaagcatgggGTAGTGGTTTGAGGTGGGGGTTTAAGACTCAGGAAACCAGAACCACTTTCTCTTGACCCAGCTTCAGTCTTTAGATGAATCAAAATAGGTCGGTTTTGTCGCGAGTGCCAGGAAGGTAATGGAACTCTGTATAGCACATTACATCCTGCAGTAGTAACTGTGGGCATTTATTAACATCAGCAGTAAGCGTGGAGGTTGTGAAAGGATAAACTGAATGAAGGCACTGAGAAAAAAGCAACATTGTGTTACAGTCTGAGGAAGTATGCCTAAAGGAAGCAGGGGACTGTTCCCAGGATATACTTGTACTTGCATCATTGTCCTCTTATAATCTGCCTACTTTTCTTGTTCCCAAAACAATATGACTAAGCAGAATTTTTCTAAGCAATAACACTTCTGAAATGCCGTATCTAACTGGAGAGAGGGACACTTACATTTTTTCAGAGCCTTTCTAAGACAATGACTTTACAAGACTAAAGTAAAATCAGGCTGATCCATGCCTAGTGTATGGGGTTTCTGTGGCAAGGTTCTGGTATTGGGGAGGCTAAAGGGGTGGCTTCTTTGACAAGTTGTCAGAAACTTCCCCCATCTCCAACAGAGCCTGAACCAACTGGTCCAAGATGGACCTGCCACTGTGCCAAGGCCAAGCCCATCAGTGTTGGTGGGAGCACCTCTGGAATAGCAGGGCTAAGAACTTATTGCACAAAAGTTACTGTGGcaagagaagagaggagtgagaCTGTCTGGAATAGCAGGGCTAAGAACTTACTGCACAAAAGTTACTGTGgccagagaagagaggagtgagactgagagagagaagcagccctgcaggcaccaggCTCTCTGGAGAAAGACAAGAAACAGGTGCTcagggtgctggagcagaggttccctgcagccctggtgcagcccatggtgaggcagcccagggagggacgcggggagcagagatccactttgccccccccccccccccccccccccccccccccccccccccccccccccccccccccccccccccccccccccccccccccccccccccccccccccccccccccccccccccccccccccccccccccccccccccccccccccccccccccccccccccccccccccccccccccccccccccccccccccccccccccccccccccccccccccccccccccccccccccccccccccccccccccccccccccccccccccccccccccccccccccccccccccccccccccccccccccccccccccccccccccccccccccccccccccccccccccccccccccccccccccccccccccccccccccccccccccccccccccccccccccccccccccccccccccccccccccccccccccccccccccccccccccccccccccccccccccccccccccccccccccccccccccccccccccccccccccccccccccccccccccccccccccccccccccccccccccccccccccccccccccccccccccccccccccccccccccccccccccccccccccccccccccccccccccccccccccccccccccccccccccccccccccccccccccccccccccccccccccccccccccccccccccccccccccccccccccccccccccccccccccccccccccccccccccccccccccccccccccccccccccccccccccccccccccccccccccccccccccccccccccccccccccccccccccccccccccccccccccccccccccccccccccccccccccccccccccccccccccccccccccccccccccccccccccccccccccccccccccccccccccccccccccccccccccccccccccccccccccccccccccccccccccccccccccccccccccccccccccccccccccccccccccccccccccccccccccccccccccccccccccccccccccccccccccccccccccccccccccccggggagcagagatccacctgcagcccagggagggacaggggaacAGAGATCtacctgcagcccgtggaggaGCCCACACTGCACACCTGAAGGAGGCTgtgagcccctggcagcccaTGCTGGAGGAGGCTTCCAGCAGGACCTGGGACCCATGGACGGAGAAGCCCAAGCTGGAGCAGGCTTGCTGTCAGTACTTGTGACTGTGGGGCAGGCCACACTGGATGTTTCTAAGGACTGCATCCTGTGGAAGGGACACACACTGGAGATATCACGAAGGGCATCCTGTGGAAGGGACACACACTGGAGATACCACAAAggactgcagcctgtgggaaggactCACACAGGAGAAGTTAATGGAGAtctgtctcccatgggagggatactgtgctggagcaggggaaggaatCTTTTCCCTGAGGGGAAAACAGCATCAGAAACAACATCTGATGAACTGATCATACCCCCATTCCCTGTATCTCTGCACCACTGGTGGGGAGGAGATAGTGAATCAAGAATAAAGTTAAGTCCAGGTAGCAGGGAAGGATGGGGAGAACGTACTTTTaggatttgttttttcattatcctgctctgatttccactagtaataaattcagttaatttCTCTGAGTCAAAGCTGCCCATGATGGTAATGTGGTGAGTGATCTGACTCTGTTCTTAACTCATGAGCcttttgttacattttctctcccctgttgAGTTGTGGAAGGGGGTGATAGATTGGCTTCGGTGGGCACTGGGCATCCAGCCAAGGTCAAACCACCACACCTGGGTTATGGACTTAATTTACAGGGTGGCTTTGTCAGACAAGTAAGTGGAGAGATGCAAAGCATGGGAGGGTGTTGGGTGGGCAGACTAGATAACTTGTCACTGCCAGCTCTTACAGGAGTGTGTGGCAAGAGAACATTTACCTGTGAGTTACATACTCAGAACGAAGATGTTGTCTGCCTGTAAGCACAGCTGGCATCCTACTGAATTTGTTCTCCAGTCCATCTCCTATTGCTGCCGTTTCCTCACTCTGGGAGCCTTATAattatgaagaaataattaCAGGTTTGATTTAATATCAAAattgaaatgctgtttgtttgATATCAATTTTGAAACAACTGAAGCTGACAGAAATGCTTAGTAAAATGCTTTATTTGGTttgatcttttctttcttttattttctttttccttcctttcctctttccttccttcccttcttcccttctttccctccttccttcctctgtctTCAAGGTCAAGGCctccaaaatgaaattatcagGGATGAAGTGTGAGACTGCATCCTGTAAGGAAGGCTGGCCCTGTGATCAGTGTGATTATCAGGAAGGTTTGAGAAACACCAGTTCAATTATCTGCTGTGCCAGAGGCACTTCTCTCCGAGTTTGAAAAACGAAACCCACTTAGGGGAGTGAGATGGATTGGATGACCTCCAGATCAGTTTTCTCACAGCCGTTTTTTTACCATGATTTCATGTCTGTATCACCCAGGGGGACTCAGCTGTGAGTTCTGAGCCTGCAAGTGAGTCACAGCACTGTGTGCAAGAATTTGGTTTGATCTCATGAAC containing:
- the COMMD9 gene encoding COMM domain-containing protein 9, yielding MSFVSINEWSLHLNEIFNKDNGPRCAVCDAFHRSPFSPCPRQLVSALHSLTRHVVYRGLTRAEDILCLFPENFHQNLKNLLTKIILENISAWRNEAQASQISLPRLVDMDWRVDIKTSSDSIVRMAVPTCLLQLKIQEDAALCGNNPVVSALTVELSKETLDTMLEGLGRIRDQLSAVANK